A genome region from Thermomonospora amylolytica includes the following:
- a CDS encoding YajQ family cyclic di-GMP-binding protein, translated as MAGESSFDIVSKLDRQEVDNAVNQAAKEVANRFDFRNVDAGIRWSGEAIEIQANTEERANAILDVLKDKLVKRGVSLKVLDAGEPRPSGKVYKLTVGLKEGISQENAKKISKIIRDEGPKGVKAQIQGDELRVSSKKKDDLQQVIALLKGKDLDVALQFVNYR; from the coding sequence ATGGCTGGCGAGAGCTCGTTCGACATCGTGTCCAAGCTGGATCGGCAGGAGGTCGACAACGCGGTCAACCAGGCGGCCAAGGAGGTGGCCAACCGGTTCGACTTCCGGAACGTCGACGCGGGGATCAGGTGGTCGGGGGAGGCCATCGAGATCCAGGCCAACACCGAGGAGCGGGCCAACGCGATCCTGGACGTGCTGAAGGACAAGCTGGTCAAGCGGGGGGTCTCGCTGAAGGTGCTGGACGCCGGGGAGCCCCGGCCGTCCGGGAAGGTCTACAAGCTGACGGTGGGGCTCAAGGAGGGCATCTCCCAGGAGAACGCCAAGAAGATCAGCAAGATCATCCGGGACGAGGGGCCGAAGGGCGTCAAGGCCCAGATCCAGGGGGACGAACTGCGGGTCAGCTCGAAGAAGAAGGACGACCTGCAGCAGGTGATCGCGCTGCTCAAGGGCAAGGACCTGGACGTCGCCCTGCAGTTCGTGAACTACCGATAG
- a CDS encoding helix-turn-helix domain-containing protein, protein MDERRAELGLDWQEVADQAGITREGLRRIRRGTGKMRAKTMRGIERALRWKPGSIDAILAWGDPNPEPEPEPPAETAVEKLAKLLGEMEATMDRIESMLDERGRRLMRAGREIARTAVESQPHDQT, encoded by the coding sequence ATGGATGAGCGGCGGGCTGAGCTGGGCTTGGACTGGCAAGAGGTCGCCGACCAGGCCGGGATCACCCGCGAGGGACTCCGTCGGATCCGCAGGGGAACCGGGAAGATGCGGGCCAAGACCATGCGCGGCATCGAGCGCGCGCTGCGGTGGAAGCCCGGCAGCATCGACGCGATCCTCGCCTGGGGTGACCCGAACCCAGAGCCAGAACCCGAGCCGCCCGCCGAGACGGCCGTTGAGAAGCTCGCCAAGCTCCTCGGCGAGATGGAGGCGACCATGGACCGCATCGAGTCCATGCTCGACGAGCGGGGGCGCCGGCTGATGCGTGCGGGCCGGGAGATCGCACGGACCGCCGTGGAGTCCCAACCACACGATCAGACGTGA
- a CDS encoding helix-turn-helix domain-containing protein has product MQQHRIPPMATLRSLREALDLTLDQVAERMTEQGVKTDKAALSNFETGNKPASKRYLGAYTRALGLDAWNAYQARDLRALVSGRGQVREAKAS; this is encoded by the coding sequence ATGCAGCAGCACCGCATCCCCCCCATGGCCACCCTGCGGTCGCTCCGCGAAGCCCTCGACCTGACGCTCGACCAGGTCGCCGAGCGGATGACCGAACAGGGCGTCAAGACCGACAAGGCGGCCTTGTCCAACTTCGAGACCGGCAACAAGCCGGCCTCCAAGCGGTACCTCGGCGCCTACACCCGCGCCCTCGGACTGGACGCCTGGAACGCCTACCAGGCCCGCGACCTGCGCGCCCTGGTGTCCGGCCGCGGACAGGTCCGGGAGGCGAAGGCGTCATGA
- a CDS encoding tyrosine-type recombinase/integrase — MNTSYKVTFWEVRPNRSKVKPGKVVSYTVRWTVAGREKSRTFQRSAQAKNFLSDLRQAAKAGEEFDIDSGLPLSMLPKAEEEKPARTWLEFSVAYVDMKWPDAAPNSRDGLTETIATVCPVLVREDAPPAPDAGLLRKALRAYYLAPQDRERPQPPEIADALTWLEKASLEMPEVAKPVNVRAALTALSRRLDGKPAAASTVARKRAVLYNAFEYAVELEEFERNPIDRVKWTPPKLAEEVDWRVVISPRQMRECLTAVTYVGKRGRGRRLRALYACMYYAALRPAEAVALHKDDCTLPATGWGKLVLSRSLPESGSRWTDDGTTHEQRGLKLRPVNEIRTVPIPPVLVKILREHIAEFGTAPDGRIFQTERGGIVGSTAYGDVWAATRQLAFTPAQVASPLARRPYDLRHAGVSLWLNSGVPATEVAERAGHSVKVLLQIYAKCIEGQQHQANKRIDDALDD, encoded by the coding sequence GTGAACACCTCCTACAAGGTCACGTTCTGGGAAGTCCGGCCGAACAGGTCCAAGGTCAAGCCGGGCAAGGTCGTCTCCTACACGGTGCGTTGGACGGTGGCCGGTCGGGAGAAGTCGCGGACCTTCCAGCGGTCGGCGCAGGCCAAGAACTTCCTGTCTGACCTGCGGCAGGCCGCCAAGGCCGGTGAGGAGTTCGACATCGACTCGGGTCTACCGCTGTCGATGCTGCCCAAGGCGGAGGAGGAGAAGCCTGCTCGGACCTGGCTGGAGTTCAGTGTTGCGTACGTTGACATGAAGTGGCCGGATGCCGCGCCGAACAGCCGTGACGGCCTTACCGAGACGATCGCGACGGTCTGCCCTGTTCTCGTGCGGGAGGACGCTCCCCCGGCTCCTGACGCTGGACTGCTCCGGAAGGCGTTGCGGGCGTACTACCTGGCTCCCCAGGATCGGGAGCGTCCCCAGCCTCCTGAGATCGCGGACGCGCTCACGTGGCTGGAGAAAGCCTCGTTGGAGATGCCCGAGGTAGCCAAGCCCGTCAACGTCCGCGCGGCTCTCACTGCGCTCTCACGTCGCCTGGACGGCAAGCCCGCGGCGGCCTCCACCGTGGCACGCAAGCGGGCGGTGCTCTACAACGCGTTCGAGTACGCGGTCGAGCTGGAGGAGTTCGAGCGCAACCCGATCGACCGTGTGAAGTGGACGCCTCCCAAGCTGGCCGAGGAAGTGGACTGGCGGGTGGTGATCAGTCCTCGGCAGATGCGGGAATGTCTCACGGCCGTGACGTACGTCGGCAAGCGGGGCAGGGGCCGGCGGTTGCGGGCGCTGTACGCCTGCATGTACTACGCGGCGTTGCGTCCGGCCGAGGCGGTGGCGCTGCACAAGGATGACTGCACGCTTCCGGCAACCGGCTGGGGCAAGCTCGTCCTCTCACGCTCGCTCCCTGAGTCGGGGTCGCGCTGGACGGACGACGGGACGACCCACGAACAGCGCGGGCTCAAGCTTCGGCCGGTCAACGAGATCCGGACGGTCCCGATCCCGCCGGTCCTGGTGAAGATCCTGCGGGAGCACATCGCCGAGTTCGGGACGGCACCGGACGGGCGGATCTTCCAGACCGAGCGGGGCGGCATCGTCGGCTCGACGGCCTACGGGGACGTGTGGGCGGCTACTCGGCAACTGGCCTTCACTCCGGCTCAGGTCGCCTCTCCCCTGGCCCGGCGGCCGTACGACCTGCGTCATGCGGGCGTCTCGCTGTGGCTGAACTCCGGCGTTCCGGCAACCGAGGTCGCCGAACGGGCGGGCCACAGCGTCAAGGTGCTGCTCCAGATCTACGCCAAGTGCATCGAGGGTCAGCAGCACCAGGCGAACAAGCGGATCGACGATGCGCTCGACGACTGA
- a CDS encoding tyrosine-type recombinase/integrase, producing MAVYDRWHRSRPPAGLDDPDPEKRPKPCKCGTAKNPLYPTKEHGVGDRWQVRWRDAEGKQCKANRPKRGGKRDESDPDIYAEALDAKITAELNAGTYIAPEQGRTKVKEYGEKWRANLLHRDSTEERMERVFRLHIDPILGDIPISKVRKSHIQGWVKKKADELAPSTLAVAYSNLASMFAAAVVDRDIPFSPCGGIRLPEADKKPHFIPTPDQVHALAEALPARYAPMVYVAAGCGLRQGEIFGLELAQIDFLRREIDVSQQLKAVSGRKPYLARPKTKTSMRTVELPKVTANALSAYIERYPPVELEIEDETDPRKPTTRKAKLLFLWAGKDGTAGAQGDLAPIHRANWSYAWRPAARKVGLPPRTGLHCLRHYFATLLIHSGANVKTVQLALGHSTPMITLNEYVGEWPDLEERTRAIVDKALGAVPRTSSVPRLCPPRRTARRSAS from the coding sequence ATGGCCGTGTACGACCGATGGCACCGATCCCGCCCGCCGGCGGGCCTCGATGACCCAGACCCCGAGAAGCGGCCCAAGCCGTGCAAGTGCGGCACCGCCAAGAACCCTCTCTACCCGACCAAGGAGCACGGCGTCGGCGACCGCTGGCAAGTCCGCTGGCGAGACGCCGAGGGCAAGCAGTGCAAGGCGAACCGGCCCAAGCGCGGAGGCAAACGCGACGAGTCCGACCCGGACATCTACGCCGAGGCGCTCGACGCGAAGATCACGGCGGAATTGAACGCCGGCACCTACATTGCCCCGGAGCAGGGCCGCACGAAAGTGAAGGAGTACGGCGAAAAGTGGCGGGCTAACCTGCTGCACCGCGACTCCACCGAGGAACGCATGGAGCGAGTTTTCCGGCTCCACATTGATCCGATCCTCGGTGACATACCGATCTCGAAGGTCCGCAAGTCCCATATCCAGGGATGGGTGAAAAAGAAGGCGGACGAGTTGGCGCCGTCCACGCTCGCCGTCGCTTACAGCAACCTCGCCAGCATGTTCGCTGCGGCCGTTGTCGACAGGGACATACCGTTCAGCCCATGCGGCGGAATCCGACTTCCGGAAGCCGACAAGAAACCGCACTTCATCCCAACGCCGGACCAGGTGCACGCCCTCGCCGAAGCGCTCCCCGCGCGGTACGCCCCCATGGTGTACGTGGCCGCCGGCTGCGGCCTACGCCAGGGCGAGATCTTCGGCCTGGAGCTCGCTCAGATCGACTTCCTGCGCCGGGAGATCGACGTGTCCCAGCAGCTGAAGGCGGTCAGCGGACGCAAGCCGTACCTCGCCCGGCCGAAGACGAAGACCTCGATGCGCACCGTCGAGCTGCCCAAGGTCACGGCGAACGCCCTGTCGGCGTACATCGAGCGGTACCCGCCGGTCGAGCTGGAGATCGAGGACGAGACCGACCCGCGCAAGCCCACGACCAGGAAGGCCAAGCTGCTGTTCCTGTGGGCGGGCAAGGACGGCACGGCCGGCGCTCAGGGCGACCTGGCGCCGATCCACCGGGCCAACTGGTCGTATGCCTGGCGGCCGGCCGCGCGCAAGGTCGGCCTGCCGCCGCGCACGGGTCTGCACTGCCTGCGGCACTACTTCGCCACGCTGCTGATTCACAGCGGCGCGAACGTCAAGACCGTCCAGCTGGCCCTGGGGCACAGCACCCCGATGATCACGCTGAACGAGTACGTCGGGGAGTGGCCCGACCTTGAGGAGCGCACCCGCGCGATCGTCGACAAGGCGCTCGGTGCCGTGCCCCGCACCAGCAGTGTGCCCCGTTTGTGCCCTCCCCGCCGCACCGCCCGGAGAAGTGCCAGCTAG
- a CDS encoding YqaJ viral recombinase family nuclease: MSGVPYRLVLPASADRSEWLAARRRGIGSSDVPDALGVGYRSALHVYYDKRGELPADDDAGEAALWGSLDEETTAREWARRNRGAVRRVGLIARKDAPWRMCTLDRWVTVCPLDRDAGDERCALEVKHRSAWLAGKWKRQIPDDVLAQVLWQIHVTGAHHVHVACRIGGNDYRQYVVRAADHTDLIADIVAACDRLWDDIQAGRPPAVAADEVRPDQMLDLYDRLYAERTGVIHLDPTPEAAAAVVEDLLEYEHARLEEAAARARKEAAKVRLVEKLQGAEAAVLHGDVAYGWTATKRDGTPMTKTTVDLDRLAERWPDAYADVVTEKPIRRFTVEKAHRLKELPA; encoded by the coding sequence GTGAGCGGCGTCCCGTACCGGCTCGTGCTGCCGGCCTCCGCCGACCGGTCCGAGTGGCTGGCCGCCCGCCGCCGCGGCATCGGCAGCTCCGACGTCCCGGACGCCCTCGGCGTCGGCTACCGGTCCGCGCTGCACGTCTACTACGACAAGCGCGGCGAGCTCCCCGCCGACGACGACGCGGGCGAGGCCGCCCTGTGGGGGAGCCTCGACGAAGAGACCACCGCCCGGGAGTGGGCCCGCCGCAACCGCGGCGCGGTCCGCCGGGTCGGGCTGATCGCCCGCAAGGACGCGCCCTGGCGCATGTGCACGCTGGACCGGTGGGTGACCGTGTGCCCGCTGGACCGCGACGCCGGCGATGAGCGGTGCGCGCTGGAGGTCAAGCACCGGTCCGCGTGGCTGGCCGGCAAGTGGAAGCGGCAGATCCCCGACGACGTGCTCGCCCAGGTGCTGTGGCAGATCCACGTCACCGGCGCCCACCACGTGCACGTCGCGTGCCGGATCGGCGGCAACGACTACCGCCAATACGTGGTGCGGGCCGCCGACCACACCGACCTGATCGCCGACATCGTCGCGGCCTGCGACCGGCTGTGGGACGACATCCAGGCCGGCCGCCCGCCCGCGGTCGCCGCCGACGAGGTCCGGCCCGATCAGATGCTCGACCTGTACGACCGGCTGTACGCCGAGCGGACGGGCGTGATCCACCTGGACCCCACCCCGGAGGCTGCCGCCGCGGTGGTCGAGGACCTCCTGGAGTACGAGCACGCCCGCCTGGAGGAGGCCGCCGCCCGGGCCCGCAAGGAGGCCGCCAAGGTCCGGCTGGTCGAGAAGTTGCAGGGCGCGGAGGCCGCCGTGCTGCACGGCGATGTCGCCTACGGCTGGACCGCCACGAAGCGGGACGGCACCCCGATGACGAAGACCACCGTCGACCTGGACCGGCTCGCCGAGCGCTGGCCGGACGCCTACGCCGACGTGGTCACCGAGAAGCCGATCCGCCGGTTCACCGTCGAGAAGGCGCACCGGCTGAAGGAGCTGCCCGCATGA
- a CDS encoding DUF6248 family natural product biosynthesis protein — MSPAIVDVPLPDEIVLPPTTGPTPDQAAWIREHVWTKAMRKTFAEVPAFYTTCACEWGLSIRCKRGQHDQCAAGKPLRTYAGIVTFDGNRPAHWPDYFTHPTDADATGPRHTCLALVWLADRVCRWVCPCRCHAAPAPVQLDLFGGGL; from the coding sequence GTGAGCCCCGCCATCGTGGACGTCCCGCTGCCCGACGAGATCGTGCTGCCGCCCACCACCGGCCCCACCCCCGACCAGGCGGCGTGGATCCGCGAGCACGTGTGGACGAAGGCCATGCGCAAGACGTTCGCCGAGGTGCCGGCCTTCTACACCACGTGCGCCTGCGAGTGGGGACTGTCCATCCGCTGCAAGCGAGGCCAGCACGACCAGTGCGCCGCCGGCAAGCCGCTCCGCACCTACGCGGGCATCGTCACCTTCGACGGCAACCGTCCCGCCCACTGGCCCGACTACTTCACCCACCCCACGGACGCAGACGCCACCGGCCCCCGGCACACGTGCCTCGCGCTCGTCTGGCTGGCGGACCGGGTGTGCCGGTGGGTGTGCCCCTGTCGCTGCCATGCCGCCCCGGCGCCGGTCCAGCTCGACCTGTTCGGCGGTGGCCTGTGA
- a CDS encoding RuvC family protein codes for MTGMEPMFDFTDRASAALPADAQAGPAPTTPPPAGPATPTARTGTREGKPAADPGPRVIGLDLSLAATGIADARDGQIHTGTIRTGTYGPGLDERMRRIWYITREIWRIIDAPHGAPALIVIEGPSYNSQGGQAHERAGLWWHVVHTFLTDCQPVAVVPPAALKKYATGKGTATKPDMRMALFKRAGLDLRDDGQVDAWWLAAIGLDHLRWTPFPVPQTHRQALDKVAWPKAST; via the coding sequence ATGACCGGAATGGAACCGATGTTCGACTTCACAGACCGGGCGTCCGCGGCCCTCCCAGCGGACGCCCAGGCCGGCCCCGCCCCGACGACCCCCCCACCGGCGGGGCCGGCCACCCCGACCGCCCGGACCGGCACGCGGGAGGGGAAGCCCGCCGCCGATCCGGGCCCCCGGGTCATCGGCCTGGACCTGTCCCTGGCCGCCACCGGCATCGCCGACGCCCGCGACGGCCAGATCCACACCGGCACCATCCGCACCGGCACCTACGGCCCCGGCCTCGACGAGCGGATGCGCCGCATCTGGTACATCACCCGCGAGATCTGGCGCATCATCGACGCCCCCCACGGGGCACCCGCCCTGATCGTCATCGAAGGTCCCTCCTACAACTCCCAGGGCGGACAGGCCCACGAACGCGCCGGCCTGTGGTGGCACGTCGTGCACACCTTCCTGACCGACTGCCAGCCGGTCGCCGTCGTACCGCCTGCCGCGCTGAAGAAGTACGCCACCGGCAAGGGGACGGCCACCAAGCCGGACATGCGCATGGCCCTGTTCAAGCGGGCTGGCCTCGACCTGCGCGACGACGGCCAGGTTGACGCCTGGTGGCTGGCCGCGATCGGCCTTGACCACCTGCGCTGGACGCCCTTCCCCGTGCCCCAGACCCACCGCCAGGCCCTCGACAAGGTCGCCTGGCCGAAAGCGAGCACCTGA
- a CDS encoding Lsr2 family DNA-binding protein, translating into MTRIDLTTRELHMLIAPVLPHASTDGELPQLNTVHIQARGNVLYAVATDNYTMAATRHVLDGFTEDLDITLDRADVAAMLKLFTYSKDEDPELTLVVDKFPVPVHGGRTIDGRGLRIDAEDGTRLVLYDRTDPDVRPFAKWRTTIGRVIHRATTPATPALILTPSTLPRWAKAATKGERLMMYVGPEQGDPVLFTVEKRFVGIWAPASRLDDDLAVALDGNPWRDELPSGDSPAPAAEPTNDQLRAWAAEQGIPCPASGRIPKQVIEAYRSVHA; encoded by the coding sequence GTGACCCGCATCGACCTGACCACCCGCGAGCTGCACATGCTCATCGCCCCCGTCCTCCCGCACGCCAGCACGGACGGCGAGCTGCCGCAGCTCAACACCGTCCACATCCAGGCACGCGGCAACGTGCTGTACGCGGTCGCCACCGACAACTACACGATGGCCGCCACCCGGCACGTCCTCGACGGCTTCACCGAAGACCTGGACATCACCCTCGACCGCGCCGACGTCGCCGCCATGCTCAAGCTGTTCACCTACAGCAAGGACGAGGACCCCGAACTCACCCTGGTCGTCGACAAGTTCCCGGTGCCGGTGCACGGCGGCCGCACCATCGACGGGCGCGGCCTGCGTATCGACGCCGAGGACGGCACCCGCCTGGTCCTGTACGACCGCACCGACCCCGACGTGCGCCCCTTCGCCAAGTGGCGGACCACGATCGGCCGCGTCATCCACCGCGCCACCACCCCCGCCACCCCGGCGCTGATCCTCACCCCCTCGACCCTGCCCCGGTGGGCCAAGGCCGCCACGAAGGGCGAGCGGCTGATGATGTACGTCGGCCCCGAGCAGGGCGACCCGGTGCTGTTCACCGTGGAGAAGCGGTTCGTGGGCATCTGGGCGCCGGCGAGCAGGCTGGACGACGACCTGGCGGTCGCGCTGGACGGCAACCCGTGGCGCGACGAACTCCCCAGCGGCGACAGCCCCGCACCGGCCGCCGAGCCCACCAACGACCAGCTCCGCGCGTGGGCCGCCGAACAGGGCATCCCGTGCCCGGCGTCCGGCCGCATCCCCAAGCAGGTCATCGAGGCGTACAGGAGCGTCCATGCCTGA
- a CDS encoding helix-turn-helix domain-containing protein, giving the protein MATTTLPALLTPAEAAAYLRRSPKTLRNWRSRGIGPKYTGRGHGVRYRRDDLDAWIRANTH; this is encoded by the coding sequence ATGGCCACGACGACGCTGCCCGCCCTGCTCACCCCCGCCGAGGCCGCCGCCTACCTCCGCCGCTCCCCCAAGACGCTGCGGAACTGGCGGTCCCGCGGCATCGGCCCGAAGTACACCGGCCGCGGCCACGGCGTCCGCTACCGGCGAGACGACCTCGACGCCTGGATCAGGGCCAACACCCACTGA
- a CDS encoding phiSA1p31-related protein, with protein sequence MTTRAEKILTDELADSDRHLSELTEQADALRIDLASTEQALEKARREHALLAGVRAMMTGEAAPLTPRDIHADDDVLGIRIGPLLLAPAGDGTADRRLYLATLRAIQDVLIHQVRLAVDSLDAELHRQQQADVPTGQWPAVQPPLGAMVDNEDQPTRWTSPNGQVWDLTIHYADHAGDTWHWAGGFQAVVHGDGEVMEPLMSRDDWRQQDVPLSVVVKRDGPLTPVTDRAIVPPAGVRDVLTPPPDPYRPAEVTVPDGPCGCDHHGDHAGCSGEYGCECYLNGGDRG encoded by the coding sequence ATGACCACCCGCGCCGAGAAGATCCTCACCGACGAGCTCGCCGACTCCGACCGGCATCTGTCCGAGCTCACCGAGCAGGCCGACGCCCTCCGCATCGACCTCGCATCGACCGAGCAGGCGCTGGAGAAGGCCCGCCGCGAGCACGCGCTGCTGGCCGGGGTGCGGGCGATGATGACCGGGGAGGCCGCGCCGCTGACCCCCCGCGACATCCACGCCGACGACGACGTGCTCGGCATCCGGATCGGGCCGCTGCTGCTGGCCCCGGCCGGCGACGGGACGGCGGACCGGCGGCTGTACCTGGCGACGCTGCGGGCGATCCAGGACGTGCTGATCCACCAGGTGCGCCTGGCGGTGGACAGCTTGGACGCCGAGCTGCACCGCCAGCAGCAGGCCGACGTCCCGACCGGGCAGTGGCCGGCCGTCCAGCCTCCCCTCGGCGCGATGGTCGACAACGAGGACCAGCCCACCCGGTGGACCTCGCCGAACGGGCAGGTGTGGGACCTGACCATCCACTACGCCGACCACGCCGGGGACACCTGGCACTGGGCCGGTGGCTTCCAGGCGGTCGTGCACGGCGACGGCGAGGTGATGGAGCCGCTGATGTCCCGGGACGACTGGCGGCAGCAGGACGTGCCGCTCAGCGTCGTCGTGAAGCGGGACGGCCCGCTGACGCCGGTCACGGACCGGGCGATCGTTCCGCCGGCTGGTGTGCGGGACGTGCTGACGCCGCCGCCAGACCCGTACCGGCCGGCTGAGGTGACGGTGCCGGATGGACCGTGCGGCTGCGACCACCACGGCGACCACGCGGGTTGCAGCGGTGAATACGGCTGCGAGTGCTACCTGAACGGGGGCGACCGTGGCTGA
- a CDS encoding helix-turn-helix transcriptional regulator: MSTRRDELLTVAQVLEELGGVSERTFYRWRELGKAPEAIRLPNNELRIWRSELMRWLGTLREAA, encoded by the coding sequence GTGAGCACCAGGCGCGATGAACTCCTCACCGTCGCCCAGGTCCTCGAAGAACTCGGCGGTGTTTCAGAGCGCACGTTCTATCGGTGGCGGGAGCTGGGCAAGGCTCCCGAAGCGATCCGGCTCCCCAACAACGAGCTTCGCATCTGGCGTAGTGAGCTGATGCGCTGGCTCGGCACCCTCCGGGAGGCGGCGTGA
- a CDS encoding ERF family protein: MSSRLQENAARMAGRIPADEPPAPPAGASVPPPSAPEPLPEVNIPEPPEDGPDDVPVHVAWSRVMGDVRAVSKDDQVTSGPARFAYRGVDMALNVFGPACRRHGVLVVPTKVDASYRDTKTSQNKPARECTVIVTYRIIGPRGDHIEVQAAGESLDSGDKGSAKAQAVALRTLLYHAGLVPTRDPDPDSVNVERGEAPVRSAADYRDEALNPNTALQRLYQIHHELSAQRMLGAVVVNEVGEEEPIGELVKRIGRERREQNGVPQ, encoded by the coding sequence ATGAGTAGCCGTTTGCAGGAGAACGCCGCGCGGATGGCCGGCCGCATCCCCGCCGACGAGCCGCCCGCCCCACCCGCCGGGGCGAGCGTCCCGCCGCCGTCCGCGCCCGAGCCGCTGCCCGAGGTGAACATCCCCGAGCCGCCCGAGGACGGCCCCGACGACGTGCCGGTGCACGTCGCCTGGTCCCGCGTCATGGGCGACGTCCGCGCCGTGTCCAAGGACGACCAGGTCACCAGCGGCCCGGCCCGCTTCGCCTACCGCGGGGTGGACATGGCGCTGAACGTCTTCGGCCCGGCCTGCCGCCGCCACGGCGTCCTGGTCGTCCCGACGAAGGTGGACGCCTCCTACCGGGACACCAAGACGTCGCAGAACAAGCCCGCCCGCGAGTGCACGGTCATCGTGACGTACCGGATCATCGGCCCGCGCGGCGACCACATCGAGGTCCAGGCGGCCGGTGAGTCGCTGGACTCCGGCGACAAGGGCAGCGCGAAGGCCCAGGCGGTGGCGCTGCGGACGCTGCTGTACCACGCCGGGCTGGTGCCGACCCGCGACCCGGACCCGGACTCGGTGAACGTCGAGCGTGGCGAGGCGCCGGTCCGGTCGGCGGCCGACTACCGCGACGAGGCCCTGAACCCGAACACCGCTCTCCAGCGGCTCTACCAGATCCACCACGAGCTGTCGGCCCAGCGGATGCTCGGCGCCGTCGTCGTGAACGAGGTGGGTGAGGAGGAGCCGATCGGCGAGCTGGTGAAGCGGATCGGCCGCGAGCGCCGCGAGCAGAACGGCGTCCCCCAGTGA
- a CDS encoding site-specific DNA-methyltransferase encodes MHQRGAIHPTQKPLGILTPLIEYACPPGGTVLDPFVGSGSTLEAARLTGRRAIGIELHEPYAEAAARRLAQAPLELT; translated from the coding sequence ATGCATCAGCGCGGCGCGATCCACCCCACCCAGAAGCCCCTCGGCATCCTGACCCCGCTCATCGAGTACGCCTGCCCACCCGGCGGCACGGTGCTCGACCCGTTCGTCGGCAGCGGCTCCACCCTCGAAGCCGCGCGGCTGACCGGCCGCCGCGCGATCGGCATTGAGCTGCACGAGCCGTATGCCGAGGCCGCCGCCCGCCGCCTCGCCCAGGCCCCCCTGGAGCTGACATGA